The following proteins are co-located in the Cryptococcus neoformans var. neoformans B-3501A chromosome 12, whole genome shotgun sequence genome:
- a CDS encoding hypothetical protein (Match to ESTs gb|CF187624.1|CF187624, gb|CF185129.1|CF185129, gb|CF184942.1|CF184942) codes for MPTESTTSEPPLPTSHTPAGVVKCSICGIGNLSQPMSIPVSDYFGGSAVEFGERVCGRCALARGHGESDIQSQSQYENQSRDRERGWEKESEVRERGRGGVKQESGRTLDDVHEENETAERKGIVRDLKAPTFSQSLPSQLPQPWTTTKPVPSPPSNARGLAASPKPDAATRSKEKMDQPPNPLLDITRTRVRSIGRGPLYPGSVFKGTQTSGRSAYDVEVKFLDVDFADSTLSGYLSISHLTDSHPHLTTFFTGEIIGPKYGFITGPRYAATEHDDLRHWGRFEQFRRPSTRADLVGEELFLRDPLPDRSRGETKGKERDFVFLRIKEQFLVPDHKVKDISGASFAGFYYIMVDMAPTVTVPVSQPATPLSPTFKSPFVPGSPAISRRMSGTAMPALGLGMGMGLGATIGAGVGPGMGMGGEQVSGIDRTRPARPSGTRKESGGRMREKEVRGEPTIRGYYFHSLNQEPFQELFLSHVPQKSKYAFEFR; via the exons ATGCCTACGGAATCCACAACTTCCGAGCCCCCTCTTCCCACATCGCACACACCTGCCGGTGTTGTCAAATGTTCCATCTGCGGAATAGGTAACCTCTCGCAGCCAATGTCCATCCCAGTCAGCGACTATTTTGGTGGATCAGCTGTCGAGTTTGGAGAGAGAGTGTGCGGGAGATGCGCACTGGCTAGAGGGCACGGCGAGTCTGACATTCAGAGCCAGAGCCAGTACGAAAACCAGAGTCGAGATAGGGAGAGGGGGTGGGAAAAAGAGTCTGAAGTGCGAgagagggggagaggaggtgtGAAACAAGAAAGTGGGAGAACGCTGGACGATGTGCATGAGGAAAATGAAACCGCAGAGCGCAAAGGTATCGTACGCGACCTCAAAGCTCCCACATTTTCACAGTCCCTGCCTTCCCAATTGCCTCAGCCGTGGACCACTACCAAACCAGTGCCTTCGCCCCCTAGCAACGCAAGAGGGCTCGCTGCATCTCCGAAACCTGACGCTGCAACCaggagcaaggaaaagatggatcAGCCTCCTAATCCACTTTTGGATATCACGAGGACGAGGGTACGCAGTATCGGCCGAGGACCACTTTACCCTGGTAGTGTTTTTAAAGGGACTCAAACGAGCGGTAGAAGCGCATACGATGTGGAAGTAAAGTTTCTG GATGTGGATTTCGCCGATTCCACGTTATCCGGCTATCTCTCTATTTCTCACCTCACCGATTCTCATCCACACCTCACCACATTTTTCACCGGCGAAATCATCGGGCCCAAGTACGGTTTCATTACTGGCCCACGCTATGCTGCCACAGAACATGACGATCTCCGCCACTGGGGCCGTTTCGAGCAATTTCGCAGACCGTCGACTAGGGCAGACTTGGTAGGTGAAGAGCTGTTCTTAAGGGATCCTCTGCCAGATAGGTCTAGAGGCGAGacgaaagggaaagagagggatTTTGTGTTTCTAAGGATCAAGGAGCAATTTTTGGTACCGGATCACAAGGTGAAGGATATCTCAGGAGCGAGTTTTGCGGGATTTTACTATATCATGGTTGACATGGCCCCGACCGTTACTGTGCCCGTCTCTCAACCTGCGAcgcctctttctccaacCTTCAAATCACCTTTTGTCCCCGGGAGTCCTGCTATCAGTCGTCGAATGTCGGGTACGGCCATGCCTGCATTGGGGCTCGGGATGGGTATGGGTTTAGGGGCGACTATCGGTGCCGGCGTGGGGCCGGGGATGGGCATGGGAGGGGAACAGGTCAGCGGGATCGATAGGACTCGACCTGCCAGACCTTCAGGcacgaggaaggagagcgGCGGGCggatgagggagaaggaggtcCGAGGTGAACCTACGATTCGCGGG TATTATTTCCATTCACTC aATCAAGAGCCATTCCAAGAACTTTTCCTCTCACATGTCCCGCAGAAGAGCAAGTACGCATTCGAGTTCCGCTGA
- a CDS encoding hypothetical protein (Match to ESTs gb|CF189195.1|CF189195, gb|CF189194.1|CF189194; HMMPfam hit to AAA, ATPase family associated with various cellular activities (AAA), score: 46.3, E(): 8.6e-11) → MSAFAPRPVVPIKDPKLQPWVEKYRPKTIDDVSSQDNTVAVLRKALASTNLPHMLFYGPPGTGKTSTILALARQLFGPDLFRARVLELNASDERGISVVREKIKSFARETPRHAPAVSSDGKEYPCPPFKLIILDEADSMTQDAQSALRRIMETYSKITRFCLVCNYVTRIIEPLASRCSKFRFKPLEQGSTRARMEMIAENEGVQTDPGVISLILELAGGDLRKAITYLQTAQRLHSSIEPPMPVSALSIHEISGVVPEDLITDLLAAMGVDRQTGIDHSLARGFDGVKIAVTRVEREGWSVGQVLEQIHDTLIPIPSIPAIQKSLAGIAIAECDKGLCEGGDEELQLLDCMLRIKDIMGRQ, encoded by the exons ATGTCGGCATTCGCTCCCCGACCAGTCGTTCCTATTAAAGATCCTAAACTCCAGCCCTGGGTCGAAAAGTA TCGTCCGAAAACAATCGATGATGTCTCAAGCCAGGACAACACCGTCGCCGTCCTTCGAAAGGCCTTAGCTTCAACCAAC TTACCGCATATGTTGTTTTATGGTCCTCCAGGGACTGGAAAGACGAGTACGATTTTGGCTTTGGCTCGTCAGCTTTTCGG CCCCGACCTATTTCGTGCGCGAGTGTTGGAGTTGAATGCGTCTGATGAACGAGGTATCTCAGTAGTAAGGGAGAAGATAAAGAGTTTTGCGAGGGAAACACCGAGGCATGCTCCTGCTGTATCTTC AGATGGCAAAGAATACCCATGCCCACCGTTCAAGTTGATCATCCTGGACGAAGCGGACTCCATGACGCAGGATGCGCAATCGGCGTTGAGAAGAATTATGGAGACGTATTCAAAGATTACTCGATTCTGTCTTGTGTGCAATTATGTTACAAG GATAATTGAGCCCCTCGCGTCAAGATGTAGCAAGTTTAGGTTCAAACCACTCGAACAGGGGAGTACAAGAGCgagaatggagatgatTGCAGAGAATGAAGGTGTACAAACCGATCCCGGA GTGATTTCGCTTATTCTTGAACTTGCTGGGGGTGATTTGCGAAAGGCGATTACATACCTCCAAACAGCTCAGAGATTACATAGTTCAATCGAGCCACCTATGCCTGTCTCTGCTCTATCCA TACACGAAATATCTGGCGTTGTCCCAGAAGATCTGATCACAGATCTCCTCGCTGCGATGGGCGTCGATAGGCAAACTGGGATCGATCACAGTCTGGCAAGAGGATTTGATGGTGTTAAGATTGCTGTGACGCGAGTTGAACGGGAAGGGTGGAGTGTAGGGCAAGTGCTTGAGCAG ATCCACGACACTCTCATACCCATTCCAAGTATCCCAGCCATTCAAAAGAGTTTGGCCGGCATTGCAATCGCAGAATGCGATAAAGGATTGTGCGAgggaggggatgaagagttgCAGCTTTTAGATTGTATGTTGAGAATTAAGGATATTATGGGTAGACAATAA